One Thermococcus sp. M39 genomic region harbors:
- the iorA gene encoding indolepyruvate ferredoxin oxidoreductase subunit alpha: protein MAKVTDIVLWDKPGERVLLLGNHAIARGALEANIAVFAAYPGTPSSELTDTMAAVAEKAGVYMEYSTNEKVAFETALSAAWSGLRAMTAMKHVGLNVTADTFLSAVGMGVEGGFVIMVADDPSMWSSQNEQDTRVYAKFAQVPVLEPSSPHEAKEMTKYAFELSEKFKHMVILRTTTRISHARGDVVLGELPEEIKQAKRKFGDFKKDPSRFVDVPSNARRFHPIILEKIEKIREELAECPFNWIEGKEDAKVGIIAPGLAYSYVKEALAWLGVDDVKILKLGTPFPVPYKLLEKFFDGLERVLIVEELEPVVEEQVKVWAFDNGIRIPIHGKDYVPRVYEMTTRRAVTAIAKFLGLETPVDFESIDERYKKVSAIVPPRPPSLCPACPHRNTFYAIKKAAGPNAIFPSDIGCYTLGLLPPLKTVDTTVAMGASIGVAHGLDVALNGVPGEKETKEKKKIIVATIGDSTFFHTGLPALANAIYNRSNVVIVVMDNLVTAMTGDQPNPGTGDTPHGPGKRILIEDVAKAMGADFVEVVDPYDIKATYEVMKKAIETEGVSVVVARRVCALHRVGEMRRRGEKWPIYTVNEEKCTGCKICINAYGCPAIYWDAEKKKAQVNPLICWGCGGCAQVCPFGAFEVMKEGE from the coding sequence ATGGCAAAAGTTACTGACATAGTTTTGTGGGATAAGCCTGGGGAAAGAGTTCTCCTTTTAGGAAATCACGCAATTGCAAGAGGTGCCCTTGAGGCAAACATAGCTGTTTTCGCGGCTTATCCCGGAACGCCAAGTTCTGAGCTTACAGACACAATGGCTGCTGTGGCTGAGAAGGCAGGCGTTTATATGGAGTATTCAACAAACGAGAAGGTTGCATTTGAGACAGCCTTAAGTGCAGCATGGTCTGGACTGAGAGCTATGACAGCAATGAAGCACGTTGGATTGAACGTTACCGCAGACACTTTTCTCAGCGCTGTTGGTATGGGTGTTGAAGGTGGATTTGTCATAATGGTTGCTGATGACCCAAGTATGTGGTCATCACAGAACGAGCAGGATACAAGGGTTTATGCAAAGTTTGCCCAGGTTCCAGTTCTTGAGCCTTCAAGCCCGCATGAAGCAAAGGAGATGACAAAATACGCCTTTGAGCTCAGCGAGAAGTTCAAGCACATGGTTATCTTGAGAACCACAACGAGGATTTCACACGCAAGGGGAGATGTCGTTTTAGGTGAACTCCCAGAGGAGATTAAGCAGGCAAAGAGGAAATTTGGTGACTTCAAGAAAGATCCGTCGAGGTTTGTTGATGTTCCATCCAATGCAAGAAGGTTCCACCCAATAATTCTTGAAAAGATTGAGAAGATTAGGGAAGAGCTAGCTGAATGTCCATTTAACTGGATTGAAGGCAAAGAAGACGCTAAAGTAGGTATCATAGCTCCAGGATTAGCTTACTCATATGTGAAAGAAGCTTTAGCATGGCTTGGCGTTGATGACGTAAAAATCCTAAAGCTTGGCACACCGTTCCCAGTTCCATATAAATTGCTTGAGAAGTTCTTTGATGGATTGGAAAGAGTTCTCATAGTTGAAGAGCTTGAGCCGGTTGTTGAGGAGCAGGTTAAAGTCTGGGCATTTGACAACGGCATAAGAATCCCGATTCATGGAAAAGACTACGTTCCGAGAGTTTATGAAATGACAACAAGGAGGGCTGTAACTGCAATAGCAAAGTTCCTTGGACTCGAAACTCCAGTTGACTTTGAGAGCATCGATGAGAGGTATAAGAAGGTCTCAGCCATCGTTCCGCCGAGACCTCCAAGCTTATGTCCAGCATGTCCGCACAGGAACACATTCTATGCAATAAAGAAAGCCGCTGGACCAAATGCAATATTCCCAAGCGATATTGGATGCTACACTCTTGGATTGCTGCCACCGCTTAAGACTGTTGACACGACAGTTGCAATGGGTGCATCAATAGGCGTTGCTCATGGATTGGATGTTGCATTGAATGGAGTGCCCGGTGAGAAAGAGACTAAAGAGAAGAAAAAAATCATCGTTGCTACAATTGGTGATTCAACGTTCTTCCACACAGGACTGCCAGCTTTGGCAAACGCAATATATAACCGCTCAAATGTCGTCATAGTGGTTATGGACAACCTTGTTACAGCAATGACCGGAGATCAGCCCAACCCGGGAACGGGCGATACTCCACACGGCCCAGGCAAGAGGATTCTCATTGAAGACGTTGCAAAGGCTATGGGAGCTGACTTCGTTGAAGTAGTTGACCCGTATGACATAAAGGCAACGTATGAGGTCATGAAGAAGGCCATTGAGACGGAAGGAGTTAGCGTTGTCGTCGCAAGGAGAGTGTGTGCTCTCCATAGAGTTGGAGAGATGAGGAGAAGAGGCGAGAAGTGGCCAATCTACACTGTAAATGAAGAGAAGTGTACAGGATGTAAGATTTGTATCAACGCCTACGGCTGTCCAGCAATTTACTGGGATGCTGAGAAGAAGAAAGCCCAAGTTAATCCGCTCATATGTTGGGGATGTGGCGGATGTGCACAGGTCTGTCCATTCGGAGCATTTGAGGTCATGAAGGAGGGTGAGTGA
- a CDS encoding indolepyruvate oxidoreductase subunit beta yields MVKEYNIVITGVGGQGILTAANLLGWAALHAGYKVRVGEVHGMSQRFGSVIAYVRFGEDVYGAMVPEGKADVILAFEPVEALRYINYLKEGGLVIANSNPIPPVQVSMGLATYPSMEEIKKIIEEDFKGKLITLDAEKLALEAGNVITTNVVLIGALTQTPGFPLSEEHVKEVIRLSVPKKAVDVNMKAFELGVKAAKELLGL; encoded by the coding sequence ATGGTTAAGGAGTACAACATTGTCATCACTGGTGTTGGTGGTCAGGGAATTCTCACAGCTGCCAACCTCTTAGGCTGGGCTGCTCTTCATGCTGGTTATAAGGTGAGAGTTGGTGAGGTTCACGGAATGAGCCAGCGTTTCGGTTCAGTCATTGCTTACGTCAGATTCGGTGAAGATGTCTATGGTGCAATGGTTCCAGAAGGAAAAGCCGATGTTATCTTAGCTTTTGAGCCAGTTGAGGCTCTTAGATACATCAACTACCTCAAAGAAGGCGGATTAGTTATAGCAAACTCAAATCCGATTCCTCCAGTCCAGGTTTCAATGGGCTTAGCGACATATCCAAGCATGGAGGAAATCAAGAAGATCATCGAGGAGGACTTCAAGGGCAAGCTCATAACCTTAGATGCTGAGAAATTAGCTTTGGAGGCTGGAAATGTCATCACAACAAATGTTGTCCTCATTGGAGCACTCACACAGACACCAGGCTTTCCACTTTCAGAGGAGCATGTCAAGGAAGTAATTAGGCTCAGCGTTCCAAAGAAGGCAGTTGATGTTAACATGAAGGCCTTCGAGCTTGGTGTCAAGGCTGCCAAGGAATTACTTGGACTCTAA
- a CDS encoding DUF2357 domain-containing protein encodes MQLVRKCTLADNIKLFSTEDSIVLVDRKVHYLFEWVDYYIEVLDGDFEIFFGNEKAEKISDKLFKFTFRNYIGKSRLEIKKNRQTFLSLDVEVISKKFAKIGNKRLDRDTIPLIVDNYKAFVSSIINELRQKALELPFSIEAPTGFEFIESDEPISEFFAYHFLRNNRERIISAYEEILKRPHKKLVDELEWVDFWSVSEVDEDTVLGIVQYPEYLMEVKNSSLAIVKSIDGKGYAPMKLLQRNKYETFDTLENRFAKYFLSELINWSERVLGTFDTAKDGDKENGLKKLFEDIKELLNDLEYFWNDSIFSEVGELTVFPYTSQVLIKREGYRDLLELWKEFRAYSPFFGELQRAIDNKDIAKLYEYWCFFRLVEELRKIFGKEELKIVVEPTGELSEKGNVYAEFDNGWRLYYNKKLTPKTWSYSVSLRPDFSLFNGNPNKKGTKILGIFDAKFKLDVVDVNKFAEEDREMEKEPTLQTWAKLEDIYKMHTYRDALNAKFAVVLYPGDRSVFWKTNKEKVDKVGLNELLGEDGAELKGIGYLSFRPRFEVVDI; translated from the coding sequence ATGCAATTGGTAAGAAAATGCACTCTTGCTGATAATATAAAACTGTTTTCTACTGAAGACTCAATTGTCTTAGTTGATAGAAAAGTACACTACCTTTTTGAGTGGGTTGACTATTATATTGAAGTCTTAGATGGGGACTTTGAAATTTTCTTTGGCAATGAAAAAGCCGAAAAGATTTCTGATAAGCTCTTTAAGTTCACATTCAGGAACTATATTGGAAAGTCCAGGCTTGAAATCAAGAAAAATAGGCAAACCTTTCTCAGTCTCGACGTTGAAGTGATTTCAAAAAAGTTCGCCAAAATTGGGAATAAAAGACTCGATAGGGATACAATACCTCTAATCGTTGACAACTATAAAGCGTTTGTAAGCAGTATCATCAATGAACTCAGACAAAAAGCTTTGGAGCTGCCTTTCAGCATTGAGGCACCAACAGGTTTTGAGTTCATTGAAAGCGATGAACCAATTAGTGAGTTTTTTGCTTATCACTTTTTGAGGAATAATAGAGAGAGGATAATCTCGGCTTATGAAGAAATTCTCAAAAGACCTCACAAAAAGCTCGTGGACGAGCTTGAATGGGTTGATTTTTGGAGTGTTAGTGAAGTTGATGAGGACACGGTTTTGGGCATTGTCCAGTACCCAGAATACTTGATGGAAGTTAAAAATTCCAGCCTTGCCATTGTGAAAAGCATAGATGGAAAGGGTTATGCTCCAATGAAGCTCCTTCAGAGGAATAAATATGAAACTTTTGACACATTAGAGAACCGCTTTGCAAAGTATTTTCTTAGTGAATTGATAAACTGGAGTGAAAGGGTTTTAGGGACTTTTGATACTGCGAAAGATGGAGATAAAGAAAATGGACTCAAGAAACTGTTCGAGGATATTAAGGAACTTCTGAATGATCTTGAATACTTCTGGAACGATTCAATTTTCAGCGAAGTTGGTGAGCTTACAGTGTTTCCTTACACCTCTCAGGTGTTGATTAAGAGAGAGGGATACAGAGATTTACTTGAACTTTGGAAAGAGTTTAGGGCTTATTCACCTTTCTTTGGCGAGCTGCAAAGGGCAATAGATAACAAGGATATAGCCAAGCTCTATGAGTACTGGTGCTTCTTCAGGCTTGTAGAAGAACTTAGGAAAATTTTTGGCAAAGAGGAGCTTAAAATAGTTGTTGAACCAACAGGAGAACTCTCCGAAAAGGGAAATGTCTATGCGGAGTTTGACAACGGCTGGAGGCTTTATTACAACAAAAAGCTTACTCCGAAGACGTGGAGCTACTCCGTGTCACTCAGACCTGACTTCTCGCTCTTTAATGGCAATCCAAACAAAAAAGGAACAAAAATCCTTGGGATCTTTGACGCAAAGTTCAAGCTTGATGTTGTTGATGTTAACAAGTTCGCAGAGGAAGACAGAGAAATGGAAAAAGAGCCCACTCTCCAAACGTGGGCAAAGCTCGAAGACATCTACAAGATGCATACCTACAGAGATGCGCTGAATGCCAAATTTGCCGTGGTGCTTTATCCGGGAGATAGGAGCGTTTTTTGGAAAACAAATAAAGAGAAAGTGGACAAAGTTGGATTGAATGAGTTATTAGGGGAAGATGGAGCTGAACTGAAAGGTATTGGATATCTGAGTTTTAGGCCAAGGTTTGAGGTGGTGGATATATGA
- a CDS encoding histone deacetylase family protein produces MLGILYSHIFKEHKPLDYHPENPNRLDFAIEGLKSKNLWQNIIEPNPANIEEILEVHSENYVEMIKKAVQMRFHYIDPDTYVCEKTWDAALYAFGAAREATLMALEKKGIYLALVRPPGHHAGKSGRAFYASTLGFCIFNNVAGAAKLLETLEGKALIIDFDVHHGNGTQEIFWNDANVIHVDLHERGIYPWSGYEWEVGGKDAEGTKINIPMASYSGDDDYIYAWREIVIPIVEAVKPKVILISAGFDAFKGDGLATIQLTEEFYRFAGASLSGYSLAVVLEGGYSIGLEKGLPAFIEGYLKGKAEKEIIKPRYEALKVVGKVKEILREWWEL; encoded by the coding sequence CTTGATTATCATCCAGAAAATCCCAACCGCTTGGATTTTGCAATTGAAGGACTAAAATCCAAAAATCTGTGGCAAAATATTATTGAACCAAATCCAGCAAACATCGAAGAGATTTTAGAAGTTCATTCTGAAAATTATGTTGAGATGATAAAGAAAGCCGTACAAATGAGATTTCACTACATAGACCCAGATACTTACGTATGCGAGAAAACATGGGATGCGGCACTTTACGCATTTGGGGCGGCAAGAGAGGCAACTCTCATGGCTTTGGAGAAAAAAGGAATTTACCTAGCCTTAGTCAGACCACCTGGACATCATGCCGGAAAAAGTGGCAGAGCGTTCTATGCCTCTACTTTGGGCTTCTGCATCTTCAACAACGTTGCTGGAGCAGCTAAGCTCCTCGAAACTCTCGAAGGAAAAGCCTTGATTATAGATTTTGATGTCCATCACGGCAACGGAACTCAGGAGATCTTTTGGAATGACGCAAATGTAATCCACGTAGATCTTCACGAGAGAGGCATTTATCCGTGGAGCGGCTATGAGTGGGAAGTTGGGGGAAAAGATGCAGAAGGGACGAAGATAAACATTCCAATGGCCTCTTATTCAGGTGATGACGACTACATATATGCTTGGAGAGAAATAGTTATACCTATAGTAGAGGCTGTTAAACCAAAGGTTATTTTGATTTCAGCAGGGTTTGATGCATTTAAGGGTGATGGTTTAGCAACAATTCAGCTAACAGAGGAGTTTTATAGATTTGCCGGGGCAAGTCTTTCTGGTTACAGCCTCGCTGTGGTTCTTGAAGGAGGCTATAGTATAGGACTTGAAAAAGGACTGCCAGCATTCATTGAGGGATATCTCAAGGGGAAGGCTGAAAAGGAAATAATAAAACCAAGGTATGAAGCACTTAAAGTTGTTGGAAAAGTTAAAGAGATTTTGAGGGAATGGTGGGAACTCTAG